One part of the Deinococcus sp. NW-56 genome encodes these proteins:
- a CDS encoding helix-turn-helix transcriptional regulator produces the protein MDFDGTAQVFKALGDAHRLRALHFLATADGACCSTGQGICTCDVQQVLGLSQPTTSHHMKLLVGAGLVDVEKRGKNSYYTLSARGMRVARTALDTLLAAVPQPR, from the coding sequence ATGGACTTCGATGGGACGGCCCAGGTGTTCAAGGCGCTGGGAGACGCGCACCGCCTGCGGGCGCTGCACTTCCTGGCCACCGCCGACGGGGCCTGCTGCTCCACCGGGCAGGGCATCTGCACCTGTGACGTCCAGCAGGTCCTCGGCCTTTCCCAGCCCACCACCAGCCACCACATGAAGCTGCTGGTGGGCGCGGGCCTGGTCGACGTCGAGAAGCGCGGCAAGAACTCGTACTACACCCTCAGCGCGCGCGGGATGCGGGTCGCCCGCACCGCCCTCGACACGCTGCTGGCCGCCGTGCCGCAGCCACGCTAG
- a CDS encoding DUF6428 family protein produces the protein MTQLLTTPDRTQAFLDTLEPHAGKPLIFALNGETLVHEGYHVTEIKAVTIEAMDCGGRADSWRETVVQLWNGGGEEDRGFMTVDKFLDIYRRVAASVPVYGEARLRFEYGDARHPTIQYPVSSVDIRADRVLVNLSYPAVSCKPNDERLAVGEAACCGPVAGRPVTLDDLPVRGSLGGCCG, from the coding sequence ATGACCCAGCTGCTGACCACGCCCGACCGCACCCAGGCCTTTCTCGACACCCTCGAGCCCCACGCGGGCAAGCCCCTGATCTTTGCCTTGAACGGCGAGACGCTCGTCCACGAGGGCTACCACGTCACCGAGATCAAGGCGGTCACAATCGAGGCGATGGACTGCGGCGGGCGCGCGGACAGCTGGCGCGAGACCGTCGTGCAGCTGTGGAACGGTGGGGGTGAGGAGGACCGGGGCTTCATGACCGTCGACAAGTTCCTGGACATCTACCGCCGGGTGGCGGCCAGCGTGCCGGTGTACGGGGAGGCGCGGCTGCGCTTCGAGTACGGGGATGCCCGTCACCCGACCATCCAGTACCCCGTCAGCAGCGTGGACATCCGCGCCGACCGGGTGCTGGTGAACCTGAGCTACCCCGCCGTGAGCTGCAAGCCGAACGACGAGCGCCTGGCGGTCGGCGAAGCGGCCTGTTGCGGGCCGGTCGCGGGCAGGCCCGTGACCCTGGACGACTTGCCGGTGCGGGGCAGCCTGGGGGGCTGCTGCGGGTGA
- a CDS encoding alpha/beta fold hydrolase encodes MGGVVVLAALGGVLLALAFPRGPVTSGQALVTLAAALVTGLLSGLILPSRWTWLLVPLVHAAAFELGRLSASGPTVDLPRLDSAYGLLALGLGRGVYALLFLLPMVLAVAVGSGIARHRGGRVPRWPPALLTLGSAALAAGIAWPARTPPVLGADGRPLPGSVAELTTVRLGGQDQTVMIRGASPKNPVLLYLSGGPGQSDLPFVRVLLDDLTRDFVVVGWDQRGTGKSYAALDPASTLTLDRAVADVGELAEYLRGRFGQPKIYLLGESWGSTLGVLAAQRRPELYHALIGSGQMVSQRETDRRLYRDVLALAVRTGDEKLAATMRAYGEPPYADTPYANAFVMGQYERLYRPYTPPTAYLERGTRANLGPWGILGSEYTLIEKVNVLRGLMDMFTVMYPQLQELDFRRDVPRLDVPVYLLDGAAELTARRDLALEWFSALQAPLKRRFTFGNAGHSVALEQFQALHRLLRETIVPETSGRPE; translated from the coding sequence GTGGGCGGGGTGGTGGTCCTGGCGGCCCTGGGCGGGGTGCTGCTGGCCCTCGCCTTCCCGCGCGGCCCGGTCACCAGCGGGCAGGCGCTCGTCACGCTGGCCGCCGCGCTGGTGACCGGGCTGCTGAGCGGGCTGATCCTGCCGTCGCGCTGGACGTGGCTGCTCGTCCCGCTCGTTCACGCCGCGGCCTTCGAGCTGGGCCGCCTCTCCGCCTCCGGCCCGACCGTGGACCTGCCGCGCCTTGACAGCGCCTACGGCCTCCTCGCGCTGGGGCTGGGGCGCGGCGTGTACGCCCTGCTCTTCCTGCTGCCGATGGTCCTCGCGGTGGCGGTCGGCTCGGGCATCGCCCGTCACCGGGGAGGGCGGGTGCCCAGGTGGCCCCCCGCGCTGCTGACGCTGGGCAGCGCCGCCCTCGCCGCCGGAATCGCCTGGCCTGCCCGCACACCGCCGGTTCTGGGCGCGGACGGCCGTCCCCTGCCCGGCAGCGTCGCGGAACTCACCACCGTCCGCCTGGGGGGGCAGGACCAGACGGTCATGATTCGCGGGGCGAGTCCAAAGAACCCGGTGCTGCTCTACCTCAGCGGCGGGCCGGGGCAGAGCGACCTGCCCTTCGTGCGCGTGCTGCTGGACGACCTCACCCGGGACTTCGTGGTGGTGGGCTGGGACCAGCGCGGCACCGGCAAGTCCTACGCGGCCCTCGACCCGGCCTCCACCCTGACCCTCGACCGGGCGGTGGCGGACGTGGGCGAACTGGCGGAGTACCTGCGGGGGCGCTTCGGACAGCCGAAAATCTATCTGCTGGGCGAGTCGTGGGGCAGCACCCTCGGGGTCCTGGCCGCCCAGCGCCGCCCGGAGCTGTACCACGCCCTGATCGGCAGCGGCCAGATGGTGAGCCAGCGGGAAACCGACCGCCGCCTGTACCGCGATGTCCTCGCCCTCGCCGTCCGTACCGGGGATGAGAAGTTGGCCGCCACCATGCGTGCGTACGGCGAACCTCCCTACGCCGACACGCCGTATGCCAACGCGTTCGTCATGGGGCAGTACGAGCGGCTCTACCGGCCCTACACGCCGCCCACAGCGTATCTGGAGCGCGGCACACGGGCGAACCTGGGACCGTGGGGCATCCTCGGGAGCGAGTACACCCTGATCGAGAAGGTGAACGTGCTGCGTGGCCTGATGGACATGTTCACGGTGATGTACCCGCAGCTTCAGGAACTGGACTTCCGGCGGGACGTGCCGCGCCTCGACGTTCCCGTCTACCTGCTGGACGGGGCGGCGGAACTCACCGCGCGGCGTGACCTGGCGCTGGAATGGTTCAGCGCGCTCCAGGCCCCCCTCAAGCGGCGCTTCACGTTCGGGAACGCGGGGCACTCCGTCGCCCTCGAGCAGTTCCAGGCCCTCCACCGCCTCCTGCGGGAGACCATCGTACCGGAGACCTCTGGGCGCCCCGAGTGA
- a CDS encoding DUF6544 family protein yields the protein MNSPFLPNPLTLPRRTRAKAGGGRHRLRRAGGLLSGLALLGWAGLQVQPRPFPAYPRGAGASEDLPLPAGLPAPVDRFYRQTYGERLPRVTSAVITGRASLRFIPGGPAFPARFRFVHEAGRQYRHYIEVTWFGLPVLRVNEAYLEGVSRQEMPWPIPSSVGDPRGAQGANLGMWSETVWMPSVYLTDPRVRWTAVDEDTALLSVPFGEDRETYVVRFDPATGRPALFESMRYHGADSRDKTLWINQNLSWADFGGVTLPAAGAAIWLDQGRPWAVFTAEEVVYNVDVREYVRQRGV from the coding sequence ATGAATTCCCCATTCCTCCCCAACCCCCTGACCCTTCCGCGGCGGACGCGGGCGAAGGCTGGAGGGGGCAGACACCGGCTGCGGCGGGCGGGGGGCCTGCTGTCCGGCCTCGCGCTGCTGGGGTGGGCCGGACTGCAGGTTCAGCCCCGGCCCTTCCCCGCGTATCCCCGGGGGGCGGGCGCCTCGGAGGACTTGCCCCTGCCCGCCGGTCTGCCCGCTCCGGTGGACCGCTTCTACCGGCAGACCTACGGGGAGCGGCTTCCACGGGTGACCTCGGCGGTGATCACGGGCCGCGCGAGCCTGCGCTTCATTCCCGGCGGCCCCGCCTTCCCCGCGCGTTTCCGCTTCGTCCACGAGGCTGGGCGCCAGTACCGCCACTACATCGAGGTGACCTGGTTCGGCCTGCCAGTCCTGCGGGTGAACGAGGCCTACCTGGAGGGGGTCAGCCGCCAGGAGATGCCCTGGCCGATTCCTTCCAGTGTGGGCGACCCCAGGGGCGCGCAGGGCGCCAACCTGGGGATGTGGTCGGAAACGGTCTGGATGCCGTCCGTGTACCTCACCGACCCGCGCGTGCGCTGGACAGCGGTGGATGAGGACACCGCCCTGCTGAGCGTGCCGTTCGGCGAGGACCGCGAGACCTACGTGGTCCGGTTCGACCCCGCCACGGGCAGACCTGCCCTGTTCGAGTCGATGCGGTACCACGGGGCCGACAGCCGCGACAAGACACTCTGGATCAACCAGAACCTCTCGTGGGCGGACTTCGGCGGGGTGACGCTCCCAGCGGCCGGTGCGGCGATCTGGCTGGACCAGGGCCGCCCCTGGGCCGTCTTCACCGCCGAGGAGGTCGTCTACAACGTGGACGTGCGCGAGTACGTCCGGCAGCGAGGCGTGTGA
- a CDS encoding SLC13 family permease → MTLAAAALLVLSAVLLLGVVRTDLNVGLLALAAAFALGGWGAGLTPAEIAALFPAQLVLTVVGVSLLFGLAQANGTLDLLTGELLRAAGPGRARLPLAFFGLAFVLSSLGPGNIAAVALLAPVALPAAVQAGVSPLLMAVLLCTGANAGTFSPVAVTGSLNTTLLQGIGLGGGALPLTVFAGVAAIQSLSAVLAYVTLGGLRAGRGGEVAPAPPAPAAGQTHRLTLALLAAFLVLVVALGVNAAAAAFGLAALLTLLRAGDTESAVRALPWGVILLVGGVGTLVNLLEGTGSLDLATDLLARLALPGLFHALLALVAGLLSLGSSSSGVVMPLLVPLVPELVEKSGAGSLVGGVIAVDVGSHMVDVSPLSTLGALCLAALPAGVDRAQVFRALLAWGLAMALLGAGLAWLFLDLL, encoded by the coding sequence ATGACCCTGGCTGCAGCCGCCCTGCTGGTGCTGAGCGCCGTGCTGCTGCTCGGCGTGGTCCGGACGGACCTGAACGTGGGGCTGCTGGCGCTGGCGGCCGCCTTCGCGCTGGGCGGCTGGGGGGCCGGGCTGACCCCGGCCGAGATCGCGGCGCTGTTCCCGGCGCAGCTCGTGCTGACGGTGGTGGGCGTCTCGCTGCTGTTCGGACTCGCCCAGGCCAACGGCACGCTGGACCTGCTGACGGGCGAGCTGCTGCGGGCGGCCGGGCCAGGCCGGGCACGCCTGCCGCTGGCGTTCTTCGGGCTGGCCTTCGTACTCTCGTCGCTGGGGCCGGGCAACATCGCGGCGGTGGCCCTGCTGGCGCCCGTGGCGCTGCCTGCCGCCGTTCAGGCGGGCGTCTCCCCGCTGCTGATGGCCGTCTTGCTGTGTACCGGCGCCAACGCGGGCACCTTTTCTCCCGTCGCCGTGACCGGCAGCCTGAACACCACGCTGCTTCAGGGCATCGGCCTGGGCGGGGGCGCTCTGCCCCTCACCGTCTTCGCGGGCGTGGCCGCCATCCAGTCGCTCAGCGCCGTCCTGGCCTATGTCACCCTGGGGGGCCTGCGGGCGGGGCGGGGGGGAGAGGTCGCTCCCGCCCCGCCCGCCCCCGCTGCCGGGCAGACCCACCGCCTCACGCTGGCCCTGCTCGCGGCCTTTCTGGTGCTGGTCGTGGCGCTGGGCGTGAACGCCGCCGCCGCCGCCTTCGGGTTGGCCGCCCTGCTCACGCTGCTGCGGGCGGGGGACACGGAGAGTGCCGTCCGGGCGCTGCCCTGGGGCGTCATCCTGCTGGTGGGCGGCGTGGGCACGCTGGTCAACCTGCTGGAGGGGACCGGCAGCCTCGACCTCGCCACCGACCTGCTGGCCCGGCTGGCCCTTCCCGGCCTGTTTCACGCGCTGCTGGCCCTGGTGGCCGGGCTGCTGAGCCTGGGCAGCTCCTCGTCCGGGGTGGTCATGCCGCTGCTGGTGCCGCTGGTGCCGGAGCTGGTCGAGAAGTCCGGCGCGGGCAGCCTGGTGGGCGGGGTGATCGCGGTCGACGTGGGGTCGCACATGGTGGACGTCAGCCCCCTCTCGACCCTGGGCGCCCTGTGCCTGGCCGCGCTGCCCGCGGGCGTGGACCGGGCGCAGGTGTTCCGTGCCCTGCTGGCCTGGGGCCTGGCGATGGCCCTGCTCGGCGCGGGGCTGGCCTGGCTCTTTTTGGACCTGCTGTGA
- a CDS encoding ion transporter — protein MNTQLSRPQPSSSPPSLRRRVHQFLDPNDGMTPPEAAFNALLASLIVLTILSSILATLPQAAPHLGWMRAAELFAAVVFTAEYLGRAWTLPERLGREATLADHLAHATSLLPLIDLVVILALFSPASWAVGALRGLRLLKLLSVLKLGRYSEGLQLVGRVLASRSGELLTLILIVLVLMFIAASLLHQVEHAAGTKGFETVPAAMWWAVVTLTTTGYGDVYPVTSLGKLLAGVIMLGGVGMVALPAGIVAAGFSEATAQQRQLHEAALRRAALVRQGVAAHVRFVFAGGQSLDLPYPDCAAAEQALAEWQRAKEARRALWHAVPGQVTDLTHAWRAEIEQLIPGG, from the coding sequence TTGAACACCCAGCTGAGCCGCCCGCAGCCCAGTTCGTCGCCACCCAGCCTGCGCCGACGGGTCCACCAGTTCCTGGACCCCAACGACGGGATGACCCCCCCCGAGGCCGCCTTCAACGCCCTGCTCGCTAGCCTGATCGTGCTGACGATCCTCTCGTCCATCCTGGCGACCCTCCCGCAGGCCGCGCCCCACCTCGGCTGGATGCGCGCGGCCGAGCTGTTCGCGGCCGTGGTCTTCACCGCCGAGTATCTCGGCCGCGCCTGGACCCTCCCCGAACGGCTCGGGCGCGAGGCCACGCTCGCCGATCACCTCGCCCACGCCACGTCGCTGCTGCCCCTGATCGACCTGGTGGTGATCCTGGCGCTCTTCTCCCCCGCCTCCTGGGCCGTGGGCGCCCTGCGGGGACTGCGCCTGCTCAAGCTGCTGTCGGTCCTGAAGCTGGGACGCTACTCCGAAGGCTTGCAGCTGGTCGGCCGGGTCCTCGCGTCACGCTCGGGCGAACTGCTCACCCTGATCCTGATCGTGCTGGTGCTGATGTTCATCGCGGCCTCGCTGCTGCACCAAGTCGAACACGCGGCGGGGACCAAGGGCTTCGAGACGGTGCCTGCGGCGATGTGGTGGGCGGTGGTGACCCTGACCACCACAGGCTACGGCGACGTCTATCCGGTCACCAGCCTGGGCAAACTGCTGGCGGGCGTGATCATGCTCGGCGGGGTCGGCATGGTGGCGCTGCCCGCCGGGATCGTGGCGGCGGGCTTCTCGGAAGCGACCGCCCAGCAGCGGCAACTGCATGAGGCAGCCCTCAGACGCGCGGCGCTGGTCCGTCAGGGGGTCGCCGCGCACGTGCGCTTCGTCTTTGCCGGGGGTCAAAGCCTGGACCTGCCCTATCCCGACTGCGCTGCGGCCGAGCAGGCCCTGGCCGAGTGGCAGCGGGCCAAGGAGGCGCGCCGGGCGCTGTGGCACGCCGTGCCCGGACAGGTGACGGACCTGACCCACGCCTGGCGTGCCGAAATCGAGCAGCTGATCCCAGGAGGCTGA
- a CDS encoding molecular chaperone — MSRLPHLFLVLALLLGLGGAGAQGYGFSPTVLGIAPTGNLSTQTTMLNAGQTPATFRVVPVRWRMEGGQSVLEETRDLIVNPASFTLAPGASQVIRVGLRKKPGDTELTYRLLVQEVPGETTATTQTPIGEGRSLNMQLALSFSLPVYVTPVGAQAQVTAALSRDGNDLIVHLRNSGRRRATYGNLLAGRTGEPLAVPSFAVLAGAEYTLRLPGLATGTGPLTLSYRDADGRDVRETLAVP; from the coding sequence ATGTCCCGACTGCCTCACCTGTTCCTCGTCCTCGCCCTGCTGCTCGGTCTGGGGGGCGCCGGGGCGCAGGGCTACGGCTTCTCGCCCACCGTGCTGGGGATCGCGCCTACCGGGAACCTCAGCACCCAGACCACCATGCTGAACGCGGGCCAGACCCCGGCGACCTTCCGGGTGGTGCCGGTGCGCTGGCGCATGGAGGGCGGGCAGTCGGTGCTGGAGGAAACGCGCGACCTGATCGTGAATCCGGCGTCCTTCACGTTGGCACCCGGCGCGTCGCAGGTAATCCGGGTGGGCCTGCGCAAGAAGCCGGGCGACACCGAGCTGACCTACCGCCTGCTGGTGCAGGAGGTGCCCGGCGAGACCACCGCGACCACCCAGACGCCGATCGGGGAGGGCCGCAGCCTGAACATGCAGCTCGCCCTGAGCTTTTCGCTGCCCGTGTACGTGACCCCGGTGGGCGCACAGGCGCAGGTCACGGCGGCGCTGAGCCGGGACGGCAATGATCTGATCGTCCACCTGCGCAACAGTGGCCGCCGCCGGGCCACCTACGGCAACCTGCTCGCCGGACGCACCGGGGAGCCGCTCGCCGTGCCGTCCTTCGCGGTCCTCGCCGGGGCGGAGTACACCCTGCGGCTCCCGGGGCTGGCGACCGGGACGGGGCCGCTGACCCTCAGCTACCGCGACGCGGATGGACGGGACGTCCGTGAGACGCTCGCGGTTCCGTAG